Within the Rhizobium grahamii genome, the region CCGCGCTTTGCCAGCCGATGGGGAAGCGCCGGTATCATGCGAGCGACCTTCTCCCTGATCGGTTCGGCGATAGAGCAGGGGATCACCTTCGACTATGCGACGCTGCTGTCGGGCGCCGATTATCCGATCAAGTCCAATGCGGAGATTGCGCGGTTTCTGGAACGCCATCAGGGAAGCGAGTTTATCGAGAGCTTCGCGATGGAGAAGCCGAACCGCTGGAGTGCAATGGGGGAAATTACAAGGCGCCGGACAAGGTGCTCCGCTATCACCTCCGCATCCGCAGCCGGGTTATGAGAACGCCGTTCTCGCGCCGGCTGCCCTACGGGTTGGTGGCCTATGGCGGCAGCCAGTGGTGGACCCTCAGTTACGCGGCGCTACAGCACATCAGTCAGTTCGTGCGGCGAACTCCGAAGTTCGCCCGGTTTCTCGACGGTGTCTTCATTCCCGACGAATTCGCGATCCAGACCATACTCAGCAATTCGCGCTTCGCGGACCGCATCACCGGCGATGACCTGAGACTTGCGATATGGGATCGGCCGA harbors:
- a CDS encoding beta-1,6-N-acetylglucosaminyltransferase, coding for MIVGYMLLVHENPGQVQRLVSAQPDNSPVLIHVDRRTPDDFQEDLARRLDGRANVHFVPRFASRWGSAGIMRATFSLIGSAIEQGITFDYATLLSGADYPIKSNAEIARFLERHQGSEFIESFAMEKPNRWSAMGEITRRRTRCSAITSASAAGL
- a CDS encoding beta-1,6-N-acetylglucosaminyltransferase, producing the protein MRTPFSRRLPYGLVAYGGSQWWTLSYAALQHISQFVRRTPKFARFLDGVFIPDEFAIQTILSNSRFADRITGDDLRLAIWDRPTPPYPATLKCADMDRIFDSDKFFARKFDTETDAEVFDRIDRHRDAAAASARLKSSH